DNA sequence from the Xenopus tropicalis strain Nigerian chromosome 4, UCB_Xtro_10.0, whole genome shotgun sequence genome:
ATGCCCCCCAACcacctagaatgtaaatcgccggtgggatggcatacacgtcgctgcggtatcccgcagtcgcccgaagtttccgcTCAAGACAGCTTTGGGAGACTGCAGGACATTgcagcgacgtgtatgccatcctacaacagggcgactaatctccccatgtaccactgcccttactGACGAGCCACTAGTTGTACTAGACAGATGAAAACTTATTAGAGTTAGTAATGTTTGTGTATCAGCCCCAGCATGTTGCTAGAGGGTTTTGTAGGGTTAATGACTTAAATTGCACATTGAGTTGAAGTAAGACACTGGTGATCTCATAGACATGTGAGAACAGGTTTTGGGGTTTGGCAGATGCTGGGGTGTGCCTGCAGATTGCAGGTATGTGAATAAGATAAAGTCACCAGACGGGATGCACACTGTGTATAGCATCCCTTGTGTCTACGTGTACAGTTCTGCCCCAAACTGCTACATAAAgcactttaaaatatatatggtCAAAAGCAGCTTTTTTATCTGTTCAAGCTACCCTTTCAGATTTAACATTTTGGTcaggcccccttagctcataccAAGTTATAGACATATAAACACTTGCTCTATTAGCAATTCAGCCATAGTCACATTAACATAAAGTGCAACTAGTAATTGTTCCCCACAGATCTCACCTAGACAAAACTTCAGGCTGAGAAGCAGGGGAGGCAAAAATCACTTGCCTAAAATGTTATATCTCTTTTCTGGGTCCCTGCAAGAAGGGTAGCCCTCGTTTTCTTTAGCTATGACCTGCAAGAGATTAATAAAAGAGATTAATATAGGACTAATAAAAGGGCTAACTTGGCCAGCTAggatattatttttagtttttcccAGCTGCTCTCTTACTGGCCTTTCCATGTCTCCCCAAATACTGCACAAACTGCAGAGCTTTATTGGCTAAATTATACCAAGTAACTATGTAGCTATGATTTAAAGGAACCCTTATGGCAAGAAatgctttatattatataccactttctggataacaatttTCCAGATACcgtaactgatcccatacctgtactaaacttaCTGTACCAACCCAgtggttcagcagccctataatagtaatgatacaTGCCTTCAGTGTTGTACACAGGAGCTCCCCAACTTGTGATCCtgacaagtatatatatatatatatatatatatatatatatatatatataatacaccaaTAGGTCCGCACTCCCTTTAATTAATCCTTTAGGCAAAATGAGCGGGTGCTACATAGAGTTGTACCTTGTATGTTTCTCCAAAAGTTATGTGCACTCCAGCGTAGATCAATtagctttattaataacttacatcatagctcaaacatcaacgtttcggtccgtgtctaggaccttgttcacgatgtcaaaccccactatatatacacatacatacacatacatacacacacacaatatatctCAGTaactgccagcagcacagagcatgtgcagggaatcagcagaaaagaagatggggagctactggggcatctttgggggcacagggCTGTGGTGaatttgggctggtacaggagcccaaaataTAAGGTGTAAAATCTCCAGCATAGTTCTTTGTGGAGCTATAATTTTCCTTTAGGGTAAGAACACACAGGATGTTTTGTTTCCATGTTAAATCACCTCCAGCAAAGGGCAACAGATTGATCAAAAATCCCTTTGCATGGTTGTTGCAAAAATCTCTGTGTCTAAACCAATTGCATTGCATAATTGCCAGAAAATGCTGCCTTTAGCAAAATGTCCTGTGTGTTCTTACCCTTAAATGGACTCCAGACTTCTTATTACAACAAGCAGCTGAGTGTTGTGCTTAGAGCGGCCAAAGCTTTAATCAAGAAAAGCTACAAATCTGAGTCACTACCATCGCTCGCATCAgccagggatggggggggggggggactttttAAAACTGTTGCCCTCCTAGTACTTTATTGGAAGTTCCATTGTGTGGAGTGTGTTCCATTATCTTCAGCAGAGATCACCAACAGCCTTGTGACCTTGTTTCAAGTTTCCACCGTCCTCTGTATGCTTCAGTGAGCAGGGCCCTATTCCTTATTTCTGGCTATTTATGTCCTTTTGTCAGTTTCACTGCTCAGCAAACGCTGACGCTTTATTATATTACCTCAGTCACCATATGAACAGGCTAAGAAGCCAagctgtgatatatatatataatatatttatatgtatgctgTGTCACTGCTACAACATTTGGCTACTGAATTTACCCTGTCTGTTTTGTTTCATATAATGGCTGCTAATCCTGGCTTTCACTTCTAATTTTGGAACTGCCTTTCACCGCTACACTGACCAATATTATGGTTCTGCCTTCCCTTGGGCTTGGCCATTATTGTTGCGGCACTGTACCTCATTAATAAGCCATGGGCCAGTAAGACATGGACAAGCAGGTTATATTAGTGTGCTTAAAGATTTGTCATAGGGAAAGTTATACAAACAAATATCTGGTAACGTTTGGAATGTGCGTTTCACCTGTCTTTGTATGtgatacatatatttatgtatatacacaGTCATGTTACTGTAATGCAAGAGGGCACTTATTCGATTGAATTTTTAATATAAGTATTGTTTTAATTCTGTAGGTTTTTTGTTGTATACCAAAACTCATTTGACACTACTAACATCCTCTCTGGTGCTATATTCATGAGAGAGGCATATAGTCATTACCTTCCTTTCACATTGCCGtgcccagtggcataactacagaggaaacagaccctgcagcTTCCAGGGGGGCCACAAGGGTGGTCCCATATAAAGGGGTGCCCTGCATGTTTTGCAGAAGACATGAGATTTCATGTGGggggcaagaatgtaaatcgccggtgggatggcatacgcgttgcttcgtTTTCCCAAAGCCttctgaagttgcctctcaaggaaactttgcatgacttcagGAAAACGAAGCAAAGCGGTAACAAAgatctcctcgtgtgccactgcccttaaggacgGATACCTCAGGCAAATTCCTGCTGCTTTAAGTCTTTCAGTACTGGTGCTAAGGAAGTgagattttaaaaagtttaaaaaattaaGAGGCAAATCtgttgtgtgagtgtatgtgtgtgtgtatatatattgttatttccTGATACTTTATTTTCCATTGCTTCTGTGTAAGAGTTTTCTTTCACTGTCAGTCATGCCCTGCATGTTGCCACAGTCTCAGGTCTGCTCGTGATCGTCTTGTCAAACCTCATTCTCGTCCAAGACTAATTGAAGTGTTCTAATTCTTTTACACAGTGCCAAAATGGGCTGTGTTCTAATGTTATTATGGTCATGGCCAGCTGAAGGTTATAATTATGGAATACTCCAGGCATATCATTAGCAGGAAAAACAGCCTTAGTGTGGTCATGGCCTGTACAGAGCAATACTCTGCAACACAaccagcataggtattccccttaCTAAGCACAGTTTAACTAGAAAATGTTAGGGTATTTTGACCTAATGAGGGGTTAGTAACAGCTCCAATCCTTAATAGTGAAAGCATACCCTGTCTATAATATATGGTTTAATGATTGTTGGGCATTATTCACCTAAAACCTTCCCACATTTAGTTCAGTGCTCTTGTGTTCTTAGGCTTTTGAAGTGGCTGAACGGGAACTGGGTATTCCAGCTTTGCTTGATCCAGAGGACATGGTGTCCATGAAAGTGCCTGATCGACTGAGCATCATGACGTACTTATCCCAGTATTATAACCACTTCCGGAATTCTAGTCCAGGTGAGCATAGTGCAAGAGGAAAGGCCATTACGTTCTACATGATCCAAACTGACCCCCAACTTTTTAACTCTTTTCACAGTGGGAAAGCCTCAGCTGAAAGAAACCTCTGAGTCCCCCAGCAAAGAGCCCAGTGGAGGTTCCTTACCTCAGGTAGGCTGGAAGCTGTTTCTCTTTGGACAGAAATGTGCTTTTACCTATAGCACGTGATGAGTCATAGTGGCTCATTTATAAGCATTGGGCAcctttgcacctaggcagtaacctatggcaaccaatgaaattttGGTTTTCACTGCTAaacctgtagattgtaagctcttttgggcagggctctcttcacctcttgtatcggttattgattgctttatatattactctgtatgtccaatgtgtgaaacccacttattgtacaatgctgcggaatatgttggcactttataaataaatgttaataatagtaagaaacctgcagctgactgaaaaaaaaacacgcattggtttccatgggttactgctcatgtgcAAGTTTGTCCTGTGAAtcgggggtaggcagaagaggtatgtgcctaagATGCAATAGAAGAGGGTTCTAGGCACATACCTTAGCTACCTGCCTACCTTTAGTTCCAGCTGGCTGAGAGAGGAGCTATGTTGCACCTCCATTCTGCATTACATCACACACCCTCCCCTCATAAACTCTGCTCCCCACCCACTCCTCACCTCACTGTGGCAGGTGGGTGATTAAGGCAAGGAATTGTGCCTTGGGCACACCTTACAGTTAGCCCGGTACTGCCATAGACTACTAAGGGCAAAGCCCTTcatcatttgttttcttttttatctttatttaggGAAGCCCAAATGCCCAGACCTCTTTGATCCGTAGCTCAATAAGCAGCACCTGTGCTCTGTGCCAGCAGCATGTACACCTAGTGCAGAGATACCTGGTAGAGGGGAAGCTTTATCACCGCCAGTGCTTCAGGTTTGTTCatgtttaaaatatcactttgcttgtttttttcatttacctGCAATTCTACTAGTTAATGTACTGCATCCTGTTTCACTTTCTCACAGATGTAAAGAATGCTCAAGTACCCTAGTTCCAGGAGCCTACCGCCCAGGCACTGATGCCGGCACTCTGGTTTGCACTCACCACTGCCACCGGCCACCAACCAGCAGCCCTGAATCTGAAGAAGATGGCACTAAGCAAAAAGCAGTTCAGACCCCTCCCAAACCATTTGTGCCAGAAAAACCTGCCTCCTCCAATAAACCTCCAACAGAATTGCATCCTGATCCCTTTCCTAACATGCGACCAGTACCAGCTCCAAGAAGAACAAGTGATGTGGCCCCTCAGCCTCTGCCACGCTCCCGTGCAGCAGCAGAATCAAGCCCAGTGAGGCCTACATCTCTAATAAATGGTGAGGAGATAACAAATCATAAGGGGGAATGGTTATCCAAACAATTACTGACATTCATTGTGCTTATGCAGGCGAACAACAGTCTCCCGCTCCACCAATACCCAAACCAAGAAGCAGACAGAGATCCTCAGAAAGGTAAGTGTGCACATACACTCGGTAGAAAGTTAACACAGTTGCCACCAGAAAATCCACTGGGCGAGGAGAGTTTCTTCTAAGCACTGCTTTCCCAGGGCAGCCCTGCGCGAATCTATACGTAGAACATCTTGATTTCTCTTCTGCTCATGTGCCTAGCTTCAGCAGGTGCAGGGGATGTCTGTCAAAGTTAAAAATGAGGACAGCTTGCTGTGCTCAAATAAAAGTACCCTGGACTGGTAAGTATTTTAGTAAGAGGTGCACCACCCTACAGTAGCAGGTTAGCAATTAGAAGCACTAAGGGTGCAAAACAAATTAGCACCTCCCCAGTTATGTTTACTTTGCTTCCCCTACTACTACTATCTCTTGTAGTACAGGCTGTGACAAATGTAGGGGTGATCTACATCTGCTTTCGGTTTTTAGTGCCTCCTTCAGTTTCTGCTGCTGCCACCAATACTATTAGATGATGCCAACACCAACTAAGCCTTGCTTCCATGTTATTCTGATATAGGGTTAGCAATCAAGGCCTTGACTCACTGATTTTTGGAGAAAGGAAGGAAAATTTAATAAGAGAACAGTGACAGTCATTGGCACAGCAGAATCTGCAGTAGTTGAAAATGCCTCTAAAAGGAAGAACCCTGCAACAGAAAATTATTATATCACACATTATTTTGTACATTGTAGTTCTCTTTTTGCCAAAAACAAAGGAGAAATAATAATAGGTAATTAATGTAGCATAATTAATCTCACAATACTGTTGCAacaaattgttctttttttaatttatcccTTTCGTACAGGCTTAATCagtgctttattattttattgaacaactgagcatgcccacaagccaggaatcaaagcaaattaccgagggggggggggggggcgagtgggttacaggaggagaaggaattctaagtgattaaggggatgctgcagccttactatgcaggtattgaaagatttcaaagaggctgttcaatgtttacatttttgtgtgtggggtttacatgcctTTTTTAGCATAGTACAGTAACTGTAAGTAGCACATCCCAGATTTTGGCCAAAACTGTAGGGCATCTGTTATTCCTAGTAGGCAGAGTTCCAGGAAGTAAATGTTTACGAATGCCAGCTTCTCCTCTAAGAATCGCAATACTGCACCCCAGAACCTCTGAATTACCGAGCAAGACCAGAAAACCTAGAACAGAGATCCTGTCTCATCCTAACTTTTAGGACATCCAGTCActgattttattatatttcaggTTAGGGCAGTTCCAGAGCTTCATAAGTCATCTGCTTTACTTGgtgctttttttgttttgatgcTGTTTAGGGAGGatgaagaaaaacagaaaaaaaatcctccTTGGCTCTCTCTGGTTCCTGCGACAGAGCCCAAAAGGAGAGCTGCTCCCCCACCTCCACCACTGGCTCAAAAGCCGGAGTTAGGAGATGAGAAATCTCAGAAGTCTTTAAATGACACAGAAAAGCAAAGTCTCTCATCAAAGCCAACAGCCTACAATCCATTTGAAGATGAAGAAGAGGAAGCGGAAACAAGTTCTCTAAAACCAGGCCACCCATGGTATGGAATTACACCAACCAGCAGCCCCAAGAGTCGCAAAAGGCTAGCACCTAAAGCTCCCAATGCTTCACCTCTGGGTAAGCCAAAATAGCTTGTATTTACCCGCTTTATCTTGCTTATCTCGCTTAATCTAGATGTTGCTATGGGGTCAGAGGGTTCTCAGGCCAAAAACATGGATTAGAAGGTTTTTAGGCAGATAACTTCTTGTGCTAGCAATGTCAGGTAGTTCCCATTTAAGTTTATGAGAAATGCCATTGGTGGTTTTTGTCAGTTCTCCACTTGCTGAAACCCTCCCTTTGTGCCCATAGCTTAGGCTGGCATCAGTGGATTGGAAACAATTAAGTGTCTACATTGTAGAACATTACTGCCTGAAATGAGGCACAGAAGCTATATAAGCTAGCTGGGAGTTACCACAATCTTTCTTACCCTATGGATCTGTAACCAAAAATGGGTTCCCATACTGTTTAGGgtgttttgcctttaatacaGTATTTCTTCTGAAAGGAGGAAATAGCAAGCCAAATTAGGCGCAAACACTGATTGTACACCACATTTTAGGTTGCAAATCTGATTCTGGGCCTTAGAATTGAACATAGAATACACAATTATGTACACAGAATTTGAAACGTTTATTGTAGAGCTTTCTTCCataatctttaaaaaatgcaaCCTCCTTGTTACAGTGAAGAAATAGAACCTCTCTTGAAAATATATCCTGCCAGCAACAGAtcattgttttgttattgttgttgCCACGCCCTCCCTCCCTGTGTAACCAGAAGTTTGTTTATATGAAGGCTGTATAAACAAGCCTCTTCCTCTCACCAGCACCAACCTTTGTCTTTGTTTACACATGGATCAGTGTTTATTATACAGAGGGTTTTACTGTGAAAAGTAAACTGTGTGTCTTTTCCTCCTTTCACATGCCCTGCATAACTAGGAAGTGGAAAATAAAAGTACTTTCAGTTTCACTGAATGCAGCTTAGTGCAAGATATATCAAATACTGTTATTGCAGCTTTACAGCTATCTACTGAGACATGCTAGTGCTGGTATATTTACATAGACACTAGGTGGGCTACAACATAGTTTGCAGCAAGTCTATTTACCCATACCAACttgattgctgtgggttactagaccatagCGGGCACActgtaacttttattacatttctccatAATTGCTTTAATGACTTTTATGTATGTTTCTTTTTTAGCTCATCATTCTAACCTAGTGTCAAGACTGTCTCACTCGGAGCCTCCCTCGGGCAGCCCTTCCCCAGCCCTAAGTACAGAGAGCCTTCCAACGGATGCTTCCACAAAGGGCCAGGATCCTGAGAGTGTTCCCAAAAGCTCATCTGAACCAACTATCCATTCTCCAAACAAGCCAGAACCTTCAGATAGAGATACTACTACCTACCTCAGCACTGGTGTCCCCAGTACTTCTACCAACACCAGCCTTTCTTCCTCTAGCGAATTAGCTAATACTAATGAAGCACAAGAAAGCCCATCCCCAGAAATGCCTCTTAGTCCAAGCCGACCTGCCCCTCAAGTACCTACCATCTCCATTCCTAGCACAGTGGCATCAGACAGCACACCTCCAGAGAAAAAGCCTCTAGCAAAGGTGAGTGATAGGGCTGGtctagaatttttatttttttttatatattctttattttgcttttcataAGAAATGGGGGGGTACAGAAGGGAAGAGGGAGGGGGGGTTGGTCTAGAATAATTCAAATAAGTTTATGTAATATACCAAAAGCATCATTTGTGACACGGAGTTAGCATAATATCCAGACATGATTATTTGGCTATACACAGTGTGATAGTTGgccattgtttttttaattttttttttttttaaaagatagtTTAACCATCACACTGTATGACCTTTATTctcctatttaaaggaaaactatacccccagaatgtatacttaaccaacagattatattataGGTTTTATATTATAGGTTTATATTAtgataagtgacctattaaagaatctcgccaaactggaatatatatatcggtaaatattgcccttttacatcctttcccttgctCCCTCACATGACACAGATCACAGATCACATGACatgaaaataatgcagctctaacagaaagtagtgtggaagcaaaagacagaactctgtccattcattggctgatgggacctaacatgtatgtgtgtgccttggcttgtttgtgtgcactgtgaatccaatgatcccagggggcggcccttaattcttaaaatggcagttttctctttaggattacccaatagcacatactactaaaaaagtatatttttatgaaaatgttgtatttagataaagcagggttttacatatgagcttgtttatgtaatatatttttatagagacttacattgtttgggggtatagtttcctgtAAGCAACTAAAATTTCTAAATGGAGTTTGTTGTTCAGTAGTGAGTATACATTTGGTAAATGACTTCATTGGCTTACAGGAGAGGTCTTTGGTTAACAGGAAATGGCAGGAACCATACGTCTAATGGGAACAGGCCTGAACAGGCAGTCAGcagtttctggcaaatgccagaggggctgctgtttaGTGACATAGACAgttactgtttattgggctggtatgGGTATCCCAGTCTGCGTGGCATGCTTCTGCTACAGTACTGGACAGATATCTTGGTATATTTCCATTGCAGCTAGGTATACAGGTGAAGGACATGCAAGTTGCAAGATCATAAACAGCTGCCATAGCTTCAGTTGCAGGGTGTTACTGCAGGAAAtggttattcacctttgagttaacctttagtatgatgtagagagtaatattttgagacaatttgcaaatgatcctaatttttatatatacgtggttttttttaattatttcactttttctacagcagctctccaatttcagcagctatttgattGCAatggtttaaattaccttagcaaccagggagtggtttgaatgagagactgatatatttataggagagtatctaaacaaaaaaaataagtaGTAAgttgtaacaataacaataaaattgtagcctcagagagcagtagtgtttttggctgctggggtcagtgaccccatttgaaccttgaaagagtcagaagaagagggcaaataattcagaaagtataaaacataaataatgaagactaattaaaaagtttTCTTGGAATTGGCCTTTTTAtaacattaaaagttaacttaaagttgaaccgcATCTTTAATTACAAACCTCACTAACTGTGGTAAAGCTTGAAGTATCCTGTGCAGGAGAACCATGATATACAGAAATGTTCATTATGGATTGCTggggtggtacaggtatgggacctgtaatccagaatgtgtgggacctggggttttctggataaggggtctttccataatttgggttttcataccttaagtcagttaaaaatcatttacaccttatataaacccaataggattgttttgccaataaggattaattatgtctctttcttagttaggattaagtacaagatattgttctgttataaagaaaaagggaatattttaaaaaatttcaaattatttgccttaaatggagtctatgggagatggccttgctgtaataatgggtttctggataatggatcccatacatgtattgttattattacgtTCTGCTCTTTCTTTCCAGCAAATTTGcaaacagaatccctttaataggAAATCCTCTCCTGCTACATCTCCCATCAACAAAAGGAACCAGAAAGGTCCAAAACCTTCCCGACCCCCTGCTCCAGGACATGGGTTCCCCCTTATAAAACGCAAGGTAAACCAGTCTAAGCCCTTCTTCGTGTTCTTTTCTTGTGTTTTGTTTACTGCGCAGTAAGAAGTCAGGACAGTATTGCTGGGCCCACATGACTTATTGATATCTGTTAAAGCAAAGCATGGCTCACACTATCTTGTTGTAAAATTCCCTGGAATCCATATGTGAGGCAAACAGCGTGACTGTGACCGTCAGGATTCTTCGGAATGCCAGTTGAATGAAATTAAGTTAAAGGGTTGTTATATAAACCCTACTTTTTATATGTAATGGTTGTCGGCCATGTTGTACTATATGCACAGGTAATTCTGTAGCAGTGCCTGCTCATGTATATATGCAAGTAGATAGAGAAGGAATATTCAGTGCACAAAGTAAGTGCTTTGAATTCTAATTCTGAATTATTACCCCATCAGTGCCACCCTTTATCTTTATTTGCTCTGTGGTTCACTGTATAAGAGAGACTTTGGGCACCATTGTGGTCACTAGACTTAACCCTCTGTGTGATAACCAAAAGTTCTCTAGTGGAAAGTGCTGACTTTTTCtgatttttctttattctttaattACTTGTCAGGTTCAGGCTGATGACTACATTCCGGAAGATGAGATTCAGATGGAGATGGAGACAATTGAGCTGCGCCTGGATGAGCTAGAAAGGCGTGGGGTGGAGCTGGAACACAGACTGCGCAAGTTGGAGAATGGTGAGAGAATAGACTGACtgatatttgtaaaatgtttaattGGCCATACATGCAAATGCAGgaaaatttttaaaatgtgcGTGGGCTCAATTAATATTCCCCCAATTTTCATGTAGTAGTTGATCAGTTTAgaaacaggttagaaaatttcaggaGGGTAACCATAATATTTGACCATGTATTGcctatctgacgatatccttgggtgacctaccaTGTATTTCCAGGATATACCTTACATACGATTGTTGGCAATTATTAATTGTCAGAACAAtgtccgatttgttatttttaggactttaatcctacaatttctgAATGTTCGTTTTAGATCACATTATTAAATGTACGATCAATACCCAAAAGTTTGTTGTAAGATGGCTAAAATCtaaatatgtatggccacctttattctgagTCAGCTGTGTGACTGCACTCTCTCTGTACAGAGTCAGATGAAGATAGTCTGCTGGTGGACTGGTTCAAGCTGATCCAAGAAAAACACACCCTGGTGCGCCGGGAGTCAGAGCTTGTGTACACGTAAGCAAGGCAGACTTCTCTTGTACCTTTAGtcttatcccactgctactactgAATATGCATTCAGGTTATGAAAACTTATAACTAAATACTGCTCTTTCTATATTAGGGTTTTGCTGTATAAGTGAATACTGTCAGGTAGACTATTGCCGTGCTTCCTAAAGGTTACTGAAACCACTAGTTAAATTCATCTGACCAGAAAGATGGCCTCTGGGTAGTTACCTTCAGTACAGAGAGGTTCTATATAGGCTTTTCCCCTGTAGTTTTTTGAAGAGTGGGTTACTGCTTCTGTGTCATTCTAGAACATCTTATATTTTTCTCCTTGATCTGGCAAACAAGAGGTACAAATCCATACTCCAGAGAATACCAATCTCCTGAGAATACATAGACATTTGTGCCAGGACGTTGGTATGTGTCTCCTGCAGCTACGTCTTGAACTTGTCTTTCCTGTCCTGCCTGTCTCTGCACTTGTGGTTAATGAGCTTTGTACACCATGTACACAGAAGACAGAGGCTCAGGTCTTACAGCCGCAAGCCTCAGAGGAATACTGATATACCAAACTGGTTCAGAGCTCTGTAATCTTGTCTGGCCATAGTTTATGCAGATGTGTtcagcaggtccagactggcaatctgtggattttggcaaatgccagaggggctgctgtaagatgccatagaccaggggtgcccaaaaggtagattgtggtctaccagtagatcactttaaagtttctggtagacctcgaggcggaatgcagtgggatgacatcccaccacttcttcccccccccccccccccccccccccccccagcattctggagcttttgagtgcggcaGCTCAagccacccctgccatagacagtcactatttatagaGCCTGTGGCCAATCCTGTTTGGCCAAACCTTGTACTGAACTGTACCAGTCCTGGTCAACAGTGCACACAGACACTGTACCCAGATATTAACAGACCAGAGCACTTTTTCTTGGGTTGCAGTGCTTATTTACTGTGGTGAGACACAGAGCAGAAACCCAATGGCAGGCAAAATTAATTGTTAAAGGAAGAGCCTGGGCATCTCTCCACCCCCAACTTTACTTCAAGGATTTCCTCTTGGGAAATGTTTGCATTGAAGGTTTATAGCAACACAGGTCAACTA
Encoded proteins:
- the micall1 gene encoding MICAL-like protein 1, whose amino-acid sequence is MSASRNLQQWCSRQCEGYPGILIYDLSSSFRDGLAFCALIHRHRPDLIDFDSLSKENVFENNRLAFEVAERELGIPALLDPEDMVSMKVPDRLSIMTYLSQYYNHFRNSSPVGKPQLKETSESPSKEPSGGSLPQGSPNAQTSLIRSSISSTCALCQQHVHLVQRYLVEGKLYHRQCFRCKECSSTLVPGAYRPGTDAGTLVCTHHCHRPPTSSPESEEDGTKQKAVQTPPKPFVPEKPASSNKPPTELHPDPFPNMRPVPAPRRTSDVAPQPLPRSRAAAESSPVRPTSLINGEQQSPAPPIPKPRSRQRSSEREDEEKQKKNPPWLSLVPATEPKRRAAPPPPPLAQKPELGDEKSQKSLNDTEKQSLSSKPTAYNPFEDEEEEAETSSLKPGHPWYGITPTSSPKSRKRLAPKAPNASPLAHHSNLVSRLSHSEPPSGSPSPALSTESLPTDASTKGQDPESVPKSSSEPTIHSPNKPEPSDRDTTTYLSTGVPSTSTNTSLSSSSELANTNEAQESPSPEMPLSPSRPAPQVPTISIPSTVASDSTPPEKKPLAKQICKQNPFNRKSSPATSPINKRNQKGPKPSRPPAPGHGFPLIKRKVQADDYIPEDEIQMEMETIELRLDELERRGVELEHRLRKLENESDEDSLLVDWFKLIQEKHTLVRRESELVYTTKQQSLEQRQADVEYELRCLLNKPEKDWLEEDKEREQVLMQELVTLIEQRNAIVKCLDEDRQREKEEDKIIEAMILKKDFHTDPQKKKKGKFKPIKVLKLLSPKQEPKVKSPKDKNKVQSDGTKR